In Leishmania major strain Friedlin complete genome, chromosome 19, the following proteins share a genomic window:
- a CDS encoding 4-coumarate:coa ligase-like protein: MRKVNRGSTTSGFACGLAAPVGLHQPRRWYFMSAAAPRATEDMRIYKSKLPSVMDKVNQETTLYGYLMKRMAAADPKKIAAVQAETGKTLTYPELMKATEHAAKALYQHGVRKGDVVCLCMLNTVVYGPLVYGTLRLGAIASTVNAVATASTLAYHFKVNGAKVVLGMHFFQKQLAEAVALVEQETGRKVQVLYPEEFFKTDAPEIPADYDGLKGATPNDTVAILFSSGTTGMPKGVQLTNRALIACSEQSAGAFGVGSQDTAVTVLPLFHVFGFTACMNCMFAYAATQVVMSKYSVEDYVRAIEKYKATVNLVAPPILISLLKNADKVKRHDLSSLKRFCSSSAPLGADVVNTVEQLIPGCAVTQGYGMTEMAPTVTAPLSGQRCTPGCCGVLVADTELRIVKVDDSQQSGSDKSSGIDAEPGAEGEVWVRGPQMMKGYLRDEDTIMCMQDGWYRTGDIGKFDAEAGELVITDRLKELIKYKGFQVSPASLEALLLTHPWVKDCVVIGVPDPRDVSFENPRALVVLEPSVSPEDAVRASDELYRFAMISMPPHKRLHGGVRVVDEIPRNAAGKVMRRQVRQDEVALLKGQNGDSAAPETNRQGTTTTTAAAA; the protein is encoded by the coding sequence ATGAGAAAGGTGAACCGCGGGAGCACGACTAGCGGCTTTGCCTGTGGGCTTGCTGCGCCGGTGGGACTGCAtcagccgcggcgctggtACTTCATgtccgcggcggcaccgcgggCGACGGAGGACATGCGCATCTACAAGTCGAAGCTGCCGTCGGTGATGGACAAGGTGAACCAAGAGACGACGCTGTACGGGTATCTGATGAAgcgcatggcggcggcggacccGAAGAAAATcgctgcggtgcaggcgGAGACGGGTAAGACACTCACGTACCCGGAGCTGATGAAGGCGACGGAGCACGCGGCGAAAGCACTGTACCAGCATGGCGTGCGGAAGGGCGACGTTGTGTGCCTGTGCATGCTGAACACGGTCGTGTACGGCCCGCTGGTGTACggcacgctgcgcctcggcgCGATCGCGTCGACGGTGAACGCCGTGGCGACAGCGTCGACGCTGGCGTACCACTTCAAGGTGAACGGTGCGAAGGTGGTGCTGGGCATGCACTTCTTTCAGAAGCAGCTCGcggaggccgtggcgctggTAGAGCAGGAGACCGGGCGGAAGGTCCAGGTGCTGTACCCGGAGGAGTTCTTCAAGACAGACGCTCCCGAGATCCCTGCGGACTACGACGGGCTGAAGGGGGCCACACCGAACGACACCGTGGCCATCCTCTTCTCGAGCGGCACGACCGGCATGCCGAAGGGTGTGCAGCTGACGAACCGTGCGCTCATTGCGTGCTCGGAGCAGTCCGCCGGAGCGTTCGGCGTTGGCTCGCAGGACACCGCCGTGACCGTTCTTCCGCTGTTTCACGTCTTCGGGTTCACGGCGTGCATGAACTGCATGTTCGCCTACGCTGCGACGCAGGTGGTGATGTCCAAGTACTCGGTCGAGGACTACGTGCGCGCGATTGAGAAATACAAGGCAACGGTCAACCTCGTCGCCCCGCCGATCCTCATCTCGCTGCTCAAGAACGCGGACAAGGTGAAGCGGCACGACCTGTCGTCGCTCAAGCGCTTCtgctcctcgtcggcgccgcttgGAGCGGACGTGGTGAAcacggtggagcagctgatCCCTGGCTGCGCTGTAACCCAGGGCTACGGCATGACGGAGATGGCGCCGACTGTGacggcaccgctgtcggGCCAACGGTGCACACcaggctgctgcggtgtgcTTGTGGCGGACACGGAGCTGCGCATCGTGAAGGTGGACGACAGCCAGCAGAGCGGCTCAGACAAGTCTTCCGGCATCGACGCAGAGCCCGGCGCGGAGGGTgaggtgtgggtgcgtgggcCGCAGATGATGAAGGGCTATTTGCGCGATGAGGACACGATCATGTGCATGCAGGACGGCTGGTACCGCACTGGCGACATCGGCAAGTTCGACGCTGAGGCCGGCGAGCTCGTCATCACGGACCggctgaaggagctgatcaAGTACAAGGGCTTTCAGGTGTCGCCGGCTTCCCTGGAGGCGCTCTTGCTGACGCACCCGTGGGTGAAGGACTGCGTGGTGATTGGCGTGCCGGACCCGCGCGACGTGAGCTTCGAGAACCCGCGTGCGCTCGTCGTGTTGGAGCCCTCTGTGTCCCCAGAGGACGCCGTCCGTGCGTCGGACGAGCTGTACCGCTTCGCGATGATAAGCATGCCCCCGCACAAGCGGCTGcacggc
- a CDS encoding putative peptidyl-prolyl cis-trans isomerase,macrophage infectivity potentiator precursor → MARFSSLHSVLAAAATLLLLALCVVSVEASYWSEEVNRVRTYAAVNYLERIAKQPNVSALPSGLLFTIERRGFGDRAPAAEDKCEMHYTIHYRFPGIVENTRHHPYPVRRSPSQLIPGMAEAMQLMREGDRWYLHVPYQLGYGKEGCKEKKVPSLSNLRVEMELYKCESASGKTSAEIDAYLAKYMKTRIPEKAAPVDYTDL, encoded by the coding sequence ATGGctcgcttctcctctctgcatagcgtgctcgccgcggccgccacgctgctgctgctggcactCTGCGTGGTGAGCGTCGAGGCCAGCTACTGGTCGGAGGAAGTGAACCGCGTGCGCACGTACGCGGCGGTCAACTACCTGGAGCGCATTGCAAAGCAGCCGAACGTGTCCGCGCTGCCTTCTGGGCTCCTCTTCACGATCGAGCGTCGCGGCTTCGGCGACCGTGCCccggcggcggaggacaAGTGTGAGATGCATTATACAATTCACTACCGCTTTCCCGGCATTGTGGAGAACACGCGCCACCACCCCTACCCGGTGCGgcgctcgccgtcgcagctgATCCCTGGCATGGCTGAGGCGATGCAGCTGATGCGCGAAGGCGACCGGTGGTACCTCCACGTGCCCTACCAGCTCGGCTACGGGAAGGAGGGCTGcaaggagaagaaggtgccGAGTTTGTCGAACCTGCGCGTGGAGATGGAGCTGTACAAGTGCGAGTCGGCGAGTGGTAAGACGAGCGCCGAAATCGACGCGTATCTCGCCAAGTACATGAAGACACGGATACCGGAAAAGGCGGCGCCGGTCGATTACACGGATTTGTAG
- a CDS encoding putative folate/biopterin transporter, whose amino-acid sequence MASKSHLEADDNHHYLLADTAVLADVDNEYCDEYVHPGARRLYAKLPFMQHIPIFSEAATSYGPGCIGSLGICYLLCKGIASSIIGYAKQPLFMNRYGLSGLRYQRLSSITSMGWSIKAFTAMLCDAFAAFGYTKRWYMFASCLVGGVFGLILGLLPAKESSANTACAFIFLTAFSKASVDILSEGLYSRLMRRRPKAGAALVSWIWWFIMVGAIVAAAIQGPLSDSSMVQVGIFIAAGLQAVCALIFFFNLYEERTNRVERWEDALALEAEMRLELGMDVAAEHARLRAQVQLAHKSPCSTSTEVEPITMPMKDVAPHEGQRLEASGALVAELADAAEQDDEDLQSLEAATRARVGEPITCLFGVFEVNRDVFGRNWRIFAYSVIMTCAVVAMACGNILADTLGLLILCVIVSVVCCAASFWALPLVIAKANVFGYLQMVFYLQLPGALDSFYLADEECLPGGPHFSYTFYNTVSALIGNVGGLTGITVFNYIFSKHSYRLTLVVTTIVQILASVFDIIMVKRWNIAIGIPDRAMYIMGDAVVFQVCYYLTWMPVVILLSRLCPRGSESMVYALMAGFANLGETMATSIGSLIMEYAWGIVTTPPCDFSNVPMLLLVGHILAPILIIPLSLLLPAARVCDDINVDGEAVKREAKKYISHDDSDTSSAAGKQ is encoded by the coding sequence ATGGCGTCGAAGTCACACCTTGAGGCGGATGATAACCACCACTATCTGCTCGCCGATACAGCGGTCCTCGCTGACGTGGACAACGAGTACTGTGACGAGTATGTCCACCCTGGTGCCCGTCGCCTCTACGCCAAGCTTCCCTTCATGCAGCACATCCCCATCTTCAGCGAGGCCGCCACCTCCTATGGCCCTGGGTGTATTGGGTCCCTTGGTATCTGCTACCTCCTGTGTAAGGGTATTGCCAGCAGCATTATCGGTTACGCGAAGCAGCCGCTCTTCATGAACCGCTACGGTCTCAGCGGCCTGCGCTACCAGCGCCTCTCCAGCATTACCTCGATGGGCTGGTCCATCAAGGCCTTCACGGCCATGCTGTGcgacgccttcgccgccttcgGGTACACGAAGCGTTGGTACATGTTCGCCTCCTGTCTGGTGGGCGGTGTCTTTGGCCTCATTTTAGGTCTGCTGCCTGCCAAGGAATCGTCCGCGAAcaccgcctgcgccttcATCTTTCTTACTGCCTTCAGCAAGGCCAGCGTGGATATCCTCTCCGAGGGTCTCTACAGTCGGCTGATGCGCCGTCGGCCCAAGGCTGGTGCCGCGCTGGTGAGCTGGATCTGGTGGTTCATCATGGTGGGTGCCATCGTCGCGGCCGCCATCCAAGGACCGCTGTCCGACTCCAGCATGGTGCAGGTGGGCATCTTTATCGCTGCCGGCCTGCAGGCGGTTTGTGCGCTGATCTTCTTCTTCAACCTGTACGAGGAGCGCACGAACAGAGTGGAGCGCTGGGAGGATGCGcttgcgctggaggcggagatgcgtTTAGAGCTGGGCATGGACGTGGCAGCAGAGCACGCTCGGCTGCGTGCTCAGGTGCAGCTCGCTCACAAGAGCCcctgcagcaccagcaccgagGTGGAGCCCATCACTATGCCCATGAAGGATGTCGCTCCCCACGAGGGACAGAGGTTGGAAGCCAGTGGTGCcctggtggcggagctggctGACGCAGCAGAGCAGGATGATGAGGACCTACAGAGCCTCgaagcggcgacgcgcgctcGCGTGGGTGAGCCGATCACATGCCTCTTCGGGGTCTTTGAGGTCAACAGGGACGTCTTTGGCCGCAACTGGAGGATCTTCGCCTACAGCGTAATCATGAcgtgcgccgtcgtcgccatGGCGTGCGGCAACATTCTTGCGGACACGCTCGGTCTGTTGATCCTCTGCGTCATTGTCTCCGTTGTCTGCTGTGCTGCATCCTTCTGGGCCCTGCCCCTTGTCATCGCCAAGGCAAACGTCTTTGGCTATTTGCAGATGGTCTTCTATCTGCAGCTGCCTGGCGCGCTCGACAGCTTCTACCTCGCTGATGAAGAATGCCTCCCCGGCGGCCCGCACTTCTCGTACACCTTCTATAATACGGTGAGTGCCCTCATCGGCAACGTTGGTGGTCTTACTGGCATCACCGTATTCAACTACATCTTCTCCAAGCACAGCTACCGGCTGACTCTTGTCGTCACCACTATTGTGCAGATCCTCGCCTCCGTCTTCGATATCATTATGGTGAAGCGCTGGAACATCGCAATTGGCATCCCGGATCGCGCCATGTACATCATGGGCGACGCCGTTGTGTTTCAGGTGTGCTACTATCTGACGTGGATGCCAGTCGTGATTCTGCTCTCGCGCCTGTGCCCTCGCGGCTCAGAGAGCATGGTGTACGCGCTGATGGCTGGTTTTGCCAACCTCGGAGAGACGATGGCGACCTCGATCGGCTCGCTGATCATGGAGTACGCCTGGGGCATCGTAACAACCCCACCGTGCGATTTCAGCAACGTGCCCATGCTCTTGCTTGTGGGCCACATCCTGGCTCCCATTTTGATCATCCCACTCTCCTTGTTGCTGCCGGCCGCGCGTGTCTGCGACGACATCAACGTGGACGGAGAGGCGGtcaagagagaggcgaagaagTACATCTCgcacgacgacagcgacaccagcagtgccgccggCAAGCAGTGA
- a CDS encoding putative dynein light chain, which translates to MSGTRVLIKESAMPVDMQQDCADCAAHALFTLKLREQTDLAQFIKKELDVKYGGQWHCIVGHSFGSCVGHDEACFIYFEINGIFFSMWRMDMTLEAKHVPINSAGRTVPTSA; encoded by the coding sequence ATGTCTGGCACCAGGGTACTCATCAAGGAGTCTGCAATGCCGGTGGACATGCAGCAAGACTGCGCCGActgcgccgcacacgcactcttCACCTtgaagctgcgcgagcaaACCGATCTGGCGCAGTTTATCAAGAAGGAGCTGGACGTCAAGTACGGCGGGCAGTGGCACTGCATCGTCGGACACTCCTTCGGCTCCTGCGTTGGCCATGATGAGGCATGCTTCATCTACTTCGAGATCAACGGCATCTTCTTTAGCATGTGGAGGATGGACATGACGCTCGAAGCGAAGCACGTGCCGATCAACAGTGCAGGACGCACTGTGCCGACGTCCGCCTAG